A single Camelus ferus isolate YT-003-E chromosome 3, BCGSAC_Cfer_1.0, whole genome shotgun sequence DNA region contains:
- the ARL14EPL gene encoding ARL14 effector protein-like, giving the protein MSEQSEKNGSTQERHAGQSSPEKNSHLGQKQLQQIERQLKCLAFQNPGPQVADFNPETREQKKKARMSKMNEYFSVKCKVMKKYDRSGRLICNDADLCDCLEKNCLGCFYPCPKCNSTKCGPECRCGRRWVYDAIVSESGEVVSALPFPVPD; this is encoded by the exons ATGAGtgaacaatcagaaaaaaatggttCTACCCAAGAGAGACATGCAGGTCAAAGTTCTCCTGAGAAAAACAGTCACCTCGGGCAGAAGCAACTG CAGCAGATAGAGCGGCAGTTAAAATGTTTGGCGTTTCAAAACCCGGGACCACAGGTAGCGGACTTTAATCCTGAAACAAGGGAGCAGAAAAAGAAAGCGCGGATGTCAAAGATGAATgagtatttttctgtaaaatgcaa AGTGATGAAGAAGTATGACAGAAGCGGCAGGCTTATCTGCAACGACGCGGATCTGTGCGACTGCCTGGAGAAGAACTGCCTGGGCTGCTTCTACCCCTGCCCCAAGTGCAACTCCACCAAGTGCGGGCCCGAGTGCCGCTGCGGCCGCCGCTGGGTCTACGACGCCATCGTCTCCGAGTCCGGGGAGGTCGTCAGCGCCCTGCCTTTCCCCGTCCCCGACTAG